In Pseudomonadota bacterium, the following proteins share a genomic window:
- a CDS encoding amidohydrolase family protein gives MDLCLPPHSQISSLAFSVPPYACDSHAHIIGPAEKFPQISDRSYTPHEASLESYQALHRGLGIQRAVIVQPSIYGHDNRVTVDAIRRYGNTNARGIAVVTNQISEAELETLHLAGIRGVRFNLLFKGGTCLEDLEHIAQKIVGFKWHIQLLIDVSQLKAIAPRLRKLPIQVVFDYMGHMPTTLGLHHVGFQTLINLMKEGYAWAKVSGNYRISRAGRPYHDAIPFAQALIAASSERVVWGTDWPHLGLYNEMPNDSDLLNVLDDYAPSSALKHIILVDNPEKLYGFDLRPKENKYEK, from the coding sequence ATGGATCTTTGTCTTCCGCCGCACTCGCAAATCAGCTCCTTAGCGTTTTCAGTGCCTCCCTATGCGTGTGACTCTCATGCCCACATCATTGGGCCTGCGGAGAAATTCCCACAAATCTCGGATCGATCATATACCCCACACGAGGCCTCCCTAGAATCGTATCAAGCATTGCATCGAGGCCTTGGTATACAACGCGCAGTCATCGTACAGCCCTCTATTTATGGTCATGATAATCGAGTGACAGTTGATGCGATCCGTCGCTACGGCAACACAAACGCTCGCGGCATTGCTGTGGTGACTAATCAGATTTCGGAAGCCGAACTAGAAACACTTCACCTAGCCGGCATTCGTGGGGTTAGATTTAACCTATTATTTAAAGGGGGTACGTGTTTAGAGGACTTGGAACATATCGCACAAAAGATTGTCGGTTTTAAATGGCATATACAACTACTGATTGACGTCTCCCAACTCAAAGCGATCGCTCCTCGATTGCGCAAATTACCTATACAGGTGGTTTTCGATTACATGGGGCATATGCCAACGACCCTAGGCTTACATCATGTTGGTTTTCAAACATTAATCAATTTGATGAAAGAAGGCTATGCATGGGCGAAAGTGTCTGGTAACTACCGCATCTCACGTGCTGGTCGCCCATACCACGATGCCATACCCTTCGCGCAAGCTTTAATTGCAGCCTCATCGGAGCGCGTAGTTTGGGGTACTGATTGGCCTCATCTAGGCTTGTACAACGAGATGCCTAACGACAGTGATTTGCTGAATGTACTCGACGATTACGCACCATCAAGTGCGCTCAAACATATAATATTGGTTGATAATCCAGAAAAACTTTATGGTTTTGATCTTAGACCGAAAGAAAATAAATATGAAAAATGA
- a CDS encoding phosphoribulokinase — protein MSRAHPIIAVTGASGAGTTSVQHTFKSICAQAKFRAVFVEGDSFHRYAREEMRKLIDAWERTAGRTISHFGPEANLLEKLEALFSDYGRVGLGRARIYLHDENTARAYGRKAGAFTEWSDIEAGSDLLIYEGLHGGAITDVVNIAQHVDLLIGVTPTINLEWIQKLHRDQKDRGHSVEDVTQTILRRMPDYIEHIVPQYSRTHINFQRVPTVDTSNPFANTGIPSPNESLIVIRFTSPSQQEIDDIINSVHGSFQSKEDSVVVPGQAFEQTLELVLKPRVTKLVANSRQERAKK, from the coding sequence ATGTCCCGAGCACACCCAATTATTGCGGTCACAGGTGCGTCTGGTGCTGGCACCACCAGCGTTCAGCATACCTTCAAATCGATCTGTGCCCAGGCGAAATTTAGAGCCGTTTTTGTGGAAGGGGACAGCTTCCATCGATACGCGCGCGAAGAGATGCGCAAGCTAATCGATGCCTGGGAACGTACAGCAGGACGAACAATCAGTCATTTCGGTCCAGAAGCTAACCTGCTTGAGAAACTAGAAGCGCTGTTTAGCGATTACGGCCGCGTGGGGTTAGGTCGTGCACGAATATACTTACATGATGAAAACACTGCTAGAGCTTATGGGCGAAAAGCAGGCGCCTTCACAGAATGGTCAGACATTGAAGCGGGATCTGACCTGCTTATCTATGAAGGATTACATGGAGGCGCCATCACAGACGTCGTAAATATTGCGCAACATGTCGACTTATTAATCGGCGTCACGCCAACGATCAACCTTGAATGGATTCAGAAGCTGCACCGCGATCAAAAAGATAGGGGGCATTCCGTAGAAGATGTCACGCAAACCATACTGAGACGAATGCCCGACTACATTGAACATATCGTTCCACAATATTCTCGAACACATATCAACTTCCAGAGAGTTCCGACTGTTGACACATCTAACCCATTTGCAAATACTGGGATTCCCAGCCCCAACGAGAGTTTAATCGTCATCAGATTTACTTCTCCTAGTCAGCAAGAGATTGACGATATAATCAACTCCGTTCACGGTTCATTCCAAAGTAAGGAAGACAGCGTTGTCGTTCCTGGTCAAGCTTTTGAGCAAACGTTAGAGCTCGTTCTTAAGCCCAGAGTCACTAAACTCGTCGCAAATAGCCGTCAAGAGCGAGCCAAAAAATGA
- the leuS gene encoding leucine--tRNA ligase, translating to MESQYHPSLIEAETQTRWVENESFKSLEDHRKPKYYCLSMFPYPSGKLHMGHVRNYTIGDVLTRYHRMNGYNVLQPMGWDAFGLPAENAAMANGVPPSKWTRDNIVYMKKQLQSLGFAIDWSRELATCDPTYYRWNQWLFTKMLEKGLVYRKTGTVNWDPVDQTVLANEQVIDGRGWRTGALVEKREIPMYYMRITEYARELLEALENLPGWPDRVKTMQANWIGLSEGVNVSFSYSLGCKKEILRVFTTRADTIMGVTFCAVAAEHSIAEYAAKSNPKIAAFIEQCKQGSTMEADIAALEKKGIPTGIFVTHPLDGRQVEVWVGNYVLMAYGEGAVMGVPAHDERDFLFAKKYGIGIQQVIEVPGKQYSTDAWREWYVDKGLCVNSGPYDGLNFDESVEVISKELLAQNLGERHTQWRLRDWGISRQRYWGTPIPIIHCESCGDVPVPEADLPVVLPEDCVPDGSGNPLNKRLDFLYCKCPTCGQDAQRETDTMDTFVDSSWYFLRFASADASSGMVDERVNYWLPVDQYIGGIEHAILHLLYSRFWTKVMRDLDVTEISEPFSNLLTQGMVLNEIFFRTEDSGRVSYFNPQDVELIFDDSGKRIGQQLIGDGQMVEAGGIRTMSKSKNNGVDPQLLIDRYGADTARFFMMFTSPPEDTLAWNDDGVEGAYRFLKRLWRFGYQFQGSIAEGLTLGGSVVETGEARALRRDLHVLLKQANFDYQRKQFNTVASAGMKMLNTLERIEDAHLNQAENAILRAEGFCILMKILFPIVPHITEYLWNELNFEGDLQYASWPQVDEAALVRDEIELVVQVNGKLRSKITVSASASKEEVEDIALGDELVQNYVQSQAIKKIVLVPGRLVNIVI from the coding sequence ATGGAAAGTCAATACCATCCCTCGCTGATAGAAGCTGAGACTCAAACGCGTTGGGTCGAGAACGAATCGTTTAAGTCGTTAGAAGATCACCGTAAGCCTAAATATTATTGCTTGTCTATGTTTCCTTATCCTTCGGGTAAGCTACACATGGGGCACGTGCGCAACTACACTATTGGCGACGTGTTGACTCGATATCATCGAATGAACGGTTACAACGTCCTGCAGCCAATGGGTTGGGACGCGTTTGGGTTGCCAGCGGAAAATGCGGCAATGGCTAATGGTGTGCCTCCATCTAAGTGGACTCGCGACAATATTGTGTACATGAAAAAACAGCTCCAATCGCTGGGGTTTGCTATTGATTGGAGTCGAGAACTGGCCACTTGTGATCCTACCTACTATCGTTGGAATCAGTGGCTTTTCACTAAAATGCTTGAAAAAGGCCTCGTTTACCGGAAGACAGGAACTGTTAATTGGGACCCGGTCGATCAAACGGTGTTGGCCAATGAACAAGTAATTGATGGTCGAGGTTGGAGGACGGGAGCTTTAGTAGAAAAACGCGAAATCCCGATGTATTACATGCGTATCACTGAGTACGCGCGCGAGTTGCTGGAGGCGCTGGAAAACTTGCCTGGTTGGCCGGACCGAGTGAAAACAATGCAGGCTAATTGGATCGGCCTTAGCGAGGGTGTGAACGTGTCTTTCTCCTATTCGTTAGGGTGTAAAAAGGAGATTCTGAGAGTTTTTACGACCCGTGCGGATACGATTATGGGCGTGACATTCTGCGCGGTTGCGGCCGAACATAGCATTGCTGAGTATGCAGCTAAGTCTAATCCTAAGATCGCGGCATTTATTGAGCAGTGTAAACAAGGCAGCACGATGGAAGCAGATATCGCCGCTTTGGAAAAAAAAGGGATCCCAACGGGTATTTTCGTCACACATCCCCTAGATGGGCGTCAGGTAGAAGTTTGGGTCGGCAATTATGTTTTGATGGCCTATGGAGAGGGCGCGGTTATGGGTGTCCCTGCCCACGATGAGCGAGATTTCTTATTTGCGAAGAAATACGGCATCGGCATCCAACAGGTCATCGAGGTTCCTGGAAAACAGTACTCTACCGATGCGTGGCGCGAATGGTATGTGGATAAAGGTTTGTGTGTTAACTCGGGTCCGTATGATGGTTTGAATTTTGATGAATCGGTAGAAGTTATTTCTAAAGAGCTATTGGCGCAGAATTTAGGCGAAAGACATACGCAATGGCGCCTTCGCGATTGGGGGATATCAAGGCAAAGGTATTGGGGAACCCCAATTCCAATAATTCATTGTGAGTCTTGCGGTGATGTGCCGGTTCCCGAGGCGGATCTTCCCGTCGTCTTGCCAGAAGACTGCGTTCCGGATGGGTCAGGAAACCCCTTGAATAAACGCTTGGACTTTTTATACTGCAAATGTCCGACCTGTGGGCAAGACGCACAAAGGGAAACCGATACTATGGATACGTTTGTGGATTCGTCATGGTATTTTTTGCGGTTTGCTAGCGCGGATGCAAGTAGCGGGATGGTGGATGAGCGGGTCAATTATTGGTTACCGGTTGACCAGTACATCGGTGGCATTGAGCACGCAATTCTGCATTTATTGTATTCACGATTCTGGACTAAAGTGATGCGCGACCTTGATGTCACCGAGATCAGTGAGCCGTTCTCAAACTTGTTGACGCAGGGCATGGTCCTAAACGAAATATTCTTTAGGACAGAAGATTCAGGTCGAGTCTCTTACTTCAATCCCCAAGATGTGGAACTAATATTTGATGACAGTGGCAAGCGAATAGGTCAGCAGTTAATCGGAGATGGCCAAATGGTGGAGGCTGGCGGTATTCGAACGATGTCGAAGTCAAAAAATAACGGTGTTGATCCGCAGTTACTCATTGATCGATATGGCGCCGATACGGCTCGATTTTTCATGATGTTCACATCTCCACCGGAGGATACGCTGGCTTGGAACGATGATGGGGTAGAAGGTGCTTATCGTTTTTTGAAGAGGCTTTGGCGGTTTGGTTATCAGTTTCAGGGATCTATCGCAGAGGGATTAACTTTGGGTGGATCTGTAGTTGAAACTGGAGAGGCGAGAGCCTTACGTCGAGATTTGCATGTTCTATTAAAGCAGGCTAACTTTGATTACCAACGAAAGCAATTTAATACGGTGGCTTCGGCAGGTATGAAAATGCTTAACACTCTTGAACGGATCGAAGACGCGCATTTGAATCAAGCTGAAAATGCGATTTTGCGTGCTGAGGGATTTTGCATCTTAATGAAAATCTTATTTCCTATAGTGCCTCATATTACAGAGTATCTATGGAATGAACTGAATTTTGAGGGGGACTTACAATATGCTTCGTGGCCACAAGTCGATGAAGCGGCGTTAGTTCGAGACGAGATAGAGCTTGTAGTCCAGGTTAATGGGAAACTGCGTAGCAAGATAACTGTTTCAGCATCTGCCTCGAAAGAGGAGGTTGAAGACATAGCGTTAGGGGATGAGTTGGTGCAGAATTATGTTCAGAGTCAAGCGATAAAAAAAATCGTACTCGTCCCAGGCCGATTAGTAAATATTGTTATTTAA
- a CDS encoding MBL fold metallo-hydrolase — protein MKNENKRAFSMGAYQLDIIVHGFPGKSVCHGPLGFSTIALVRQDNYTALIDVGGFGQRLILNQRLKELGISPEEVTDVLLTHSHFDHAINWVNFPNAKIYLSQTEMTWALQQPVGKTYVPELYVSALQNHTNLVLIEHDQQILPGIKSLICPGHTPGSTVYVLDTGDCDVVFTGDACKNRAELVSRAADMTYDKTVTEESINKIWNAWSRRGGGLLIPGHDLPMMLDKDSIQYIGKHQASIKAWLDDQLNKTTIISLTPHH, from the coding sequence ATGAAAAATGAGAATAAACGCGCGTTTTCTATGGGCGCCTACCAACTCGATATTATTGTTCACGGTTTTCCGGGGAAAAGCGTGTGTCATGGTCCTCTTGGGTTCAGCACCATCGCGCTCGTCCGCCAAGACAACTACACCGCACTTATTGATGTCGGCGGATTCGGTCAGCGCTTGATATTAAACCAACGGCTAAAGGAACTTGGAATTAGCCCGGAAGAAGTTACCGATGTTTTATTGACGCACTCACATTTCGATCATGCAATAAACTGGGTGAATTTTCCAAACGCGAAAATTTATCTATCTCAAACAGAAATGACGTGGGCCCTACAACAACCCGTCGGAAAAACATACGTACCCGAGCTGTATGTGTCAGCGCTTCAAAATCACACAAACCTCGTACTGATAGAGCATGATCAACAGATTTTGCCAGGGATTAAATCTTTAATTTGTCCGGGACATACGCCAGGTAGCACAGTCTATGTACTCGATACGGGAGATTGTGATGTCGTCTTTACGGGTGACGCGTGTAAAAATCGAGCGGAACTGGTTTCAAGAGCAGCCGATATGACCTATGACAAAACTGTAACCGAAGAATCCATTAATAAAATTTGGAATGCCTGGTCTCGCCGTGGTGGCGGTTTACTAATTCCTGGCCATGATCTTCCCATGATGCTTGATAAGGATTCAATCCAATACATTGGCAAACATCAAGCATCCATCAAAGCTTGGCTTGATGATCAACTCAACAAAACCACGATCATCTCATTAACCCCACACCATTAA
- the polA gene encoding DNA polymerase I: MKKLLLIDGSSYLYRAFHALPDLRNKANEPTGAIYGVINMLKRARNEVKPDYIACIFDAKGKTFRNDMYSEYKANRPSMPSDLALQIESLHACIEAMGIPLLVISGVEADDVIATLTRKALEQKLETLISTGDKDIAQLVKPGVTVVNTMTGETLNRDSVKTKFGVYPERMVDFQSLVGDSIDNVPGVEKVGPKTAVKWLDEYGDLDSIIAHANKISGKVGENLRQALEWLPTTRKLVTLRDDIELDINVEDLAYKPEKKDVLAHLFEKLNFKSWLAELGSGQEEASESTMITNLKTDVPHEYELITSASALDAWIKQIYNSDLTAIDTETTGLDTMQARLVGISLSTQPGRAAYIPVGHDYVGCPEQLDLTFVLKKLKPWLEDPKQKKLGQNLKFDLHIFMNHGVRVRGIEHDTLLQSYVLESHRQHDMDSLASRHLGLKTITYDEVTGKGVARIPFSNVDLSVAKEYAAEDADITLQLHQHFWPLLEKEPELIGIYRHIELPAMEVLFEIERFGVLIDTQALNEQTKDLGERIKVLEKEAFEEAGSNFNLSSPKQLQEVLFNQKQLPILKKTPGGQPSTDEEVLQQLALDHPLPALILKHRTLTKLKTTYTEKLPKMLDKQTGRIHTNYAQAVANTGRLASNDPNLQNIPIRTEEGRRVREAFIAPPGKIIVSADYSQIELRIMAHLSKDQSLIQAFINGEDIHRQTASEIFNVTSTEVSSEQRRYAKVINFGLIYGMSAFGLAKQLGVERSAAQQYIDRYFARYPGVANYMDRSKKHAKERGYVETVLGRRLTLPEIHASNHQLRQGAERAAINAPMQGTAADLIKIAMISVNRWLREEGLKTNIIMQVHDELVLETPEEELNLILTEVPKRMTSVATLSVPLIADIGSGSNWEQAH, encoded by the coding sequence ATGAAAAAATTACTATTAATAGACGGCTCTTCCTACCTGTATCGAGCCTTTCACGCCCTTCCCGATCTTCGCAATAAGGCGAATGAGCCAACGGGCGCGATATACGGCGTCATTAACATGCTCAAACGTGCTCGAAATGAAGTCAAACCGGACTACATAGCATGTATTTTTGATGCTAAAGGAAAAACATTTCGTAATGATATGTACTCCGAATACAAAGCCAATAGACCCAGTATGCCGTCTGATTTGGCACTGCAAATCGAGTCACTACACGCATGTATAGAAGCTATGGGGATTCCCCTCTTAGTTATTTCTGGAGTCGAAGCAGACGATGTAATTGCCACGCTAACTAGAAAAGCACTAGAACAAAAACTCGAAACGCTCATTTCAACAGGCGATAAGGATATTGCTCAGTTGGTTAAACCGGGTGTCACCGTCGTCAACACAATGACTGGTGAGACGCTGAATAGAGATAGCGTCAAAACTAAATTTGGAGTCTACCCAGAAAGAATGGTTGACTTTCAAAGCCTGGTTGGAGATTCGATAGACAACGTTCCCGGAGTTGAAAAGGTTGGGCCAAAAACGGCAGTCAAGTGGCTTGATGAGTACGGTGATCTTGACTCTATCATTGCGCACGCAAATAAAATTAGTGGGAAAGTCGGAGAAAATTTGAGACAGGCACTTGAGTGGTTGCCGACCACTAGAAAACTTGTGACTTTGAGAGATGACATTGAGCTGGATATTAACGTTGAGGATCTAGCATACAAACCTGAAAAAAAAGACGTACTTGCCCATCTTTTTGAAAAACTTAACTTCAAATCATGGCTCGCTGAATTAGGTAGCGGACAAGAAGAGGCCTCAGAATCAACAATGATCACCAACCTCAAAACAGACGTTCCGCACGAATACGAGCTCATCACATCGGCTAGTGCGCTAGACGCTTGGATCAAACAAATATACAACTCAGACCTCACCGCGATTGATACCGAAACAACCGGGCTAGACACGATGCAAGCTAGGTTAGTCGGAATTTCACTCTCCACACAGCCTGGTCGTGCTGCTTACATACCAGTCGGTCACGATTATGTTGGATGCCCGGAACAGCTCGACCTCACGTTTGTCTTGAAAAAACTTAAACCTTGGCTCGAAGATCCAAAACAAAAAAAGCTTGGTCAAAATCTAAAATTTGATTTGCACATATTCATGAATCACGGGGTCAGGGTGCGCGGCATCGAACACGACACCCTCCTCCAGTCCTACGTCTTGGAAAGTCATCGTCAACACGATATGGACAGTCTCGCATCGAGACACCTTGGACTTAAAACTATCACTTACGATGAAGTAACCGGGAAAGGTGTAGCGCGAATACCTTTCTCAAACGTCGACTTAAGCGTCGCTAAGGAGTATGCGGCAGAGGATGCTGACATCACATTACAACTGCATCAGCATTTTTGGCCTTTATTAGAAAAAGAGCCTGAACTAATCGGCATCTACCGCCATATCGAGCTTCCAGCGATGGAAGTGCTTTTTGAAATAGAACGTTTTGGCGTATTGATCGATACGCAAGCGCTTAATGAACAAACGAAGGATCTAGGCGAGAGAATCAAGGTCCTTGAAAAAGAAGCCTTTGAAGAAGCGGGCTCTAATTTCAATCTGAGTTCACCTAAACAATTACAAGAAGTTTTATTTAATCAAAAACAACTGCCAATACTCAAAAAAACTCCCGGCGGACAACCTTCGACTGATGAAGAGGTGCTGCAACAGCTCGCGCTCGACCATCCATTACCCGCATTGATACTCAAACATCGAACGTTGACCAAGCTAAAGACCACGTATACGGAAAAACTTCCGAAGATGCTCGATAAGCAAACAGGACGCATTCATACTAACTACGCACAAGCGGTTGCGAATACGGGTCGACTTGCAAGCAACGATCCTAACCTCCAAAACATTCCCATCCGCACTGAAGAAGGGCGACGTGTTCGCGAAGCCTTTATCGCCCCGCCGGGAAAAATCATTGTTTCGGCTGACTACTCTCAGATTGAGTTGCGCATCATGGCTCATCTATCAAAAGACCAAAGCTTGATTCAAGCGTTTATAAACGGTGAGGACATCCATCGACAAACTGCAAGCGAGATCTTTAATGTAACCTCTACAGAGGTATCGTCCGAGCAACGACGTTATGCAAAAGTCATTAACTTTGGTTTAATTTACGGCATGTCCGCATTTGGCCTTGCTAAGCAGCTTGGCGTTGAACGCTCTGCGGCTCAACAATATATCGATCGCTACTTTGCCCGATATCCTGGTGTTGCGAATTATATGGATCGCTCAAAAAAGCATGCCAAGGAGCGCGGATATGTTGAAACCGTATTGGGTCGGCGTTTAACCTTACCGGAGATACATGCCTCTAATCATCAACTGCGGCAAGGGGCGGAGCGCGCAGCCATTAATGCACCCATGCAAGGCACTGCGGCGGACCTCATAAAAATCGCAATGATTTCTGTTAATCGTTGGCTACGTGAAGAAGGATTGAAAACTAACATCATCATGCAAGTCCATGACGAACTAGTCTTAGAAACACCCGAAGAAGAATTAAATCTAATCCTTACAGAAGTGCCTAAACGTATGACATCTGTCGCGACCCTTAGTGTTCCACTTATAGCCGACATCGGGTCCGGTAGCAACTGGGAACAAGCACACTAA
- a CDS encoding UvrD-helicase domain-containing protein: protein MSEILHGLNEPQIEATTHSSSSILVLAGAGSGKTRVLTTRIVWLIQTGQINPFELLAVTFTNKAAKEMLLRITAMLPINTRGMWIGTFHGLCNRLLRSHHREANLPQTFQILDSADQLSLIKRVMKSLSIDENRYPFRQAQYFINTNKEEGSRPDKAESVDEFSRTLIDIYREYDRACAHEGVVDFSELLLRSYELLTKNERLLQHYQNRFKHILVDEFQDTNKLQYVWLKLLANGGACVMAVGDDDQSIYAFRGAHSRNMLSFETDFSIQKVVKLEQNYRSHGNILDGANALIKNNSQRLGKNLWTDQGEGEPIRVFRAMTDGEEASFIIEEVQALRNSGLNLKNIALLYRSNAQSRVLEHGLFSTGLPYKVYGGLRFFERKEVKHALAYLRLIANQNDDGAFLRIINFPTRGIGNRTIEQIRDIAERNGTSLWQASCLAPPSGRAFSAVSTFITLIEKIKTKTVGFLLPELIEHINETSGLIKHYQKERDGQDRNENLNELVNAATAFIADRTDTHYTEPRIDGFDDGDLSPAEIDPLVDFLAHASLEAGDNQASVGEDALQLMTVHAAKGLEFHTVFISGLEEGLFPHENSINEHGGLEEERRLMYVAMTRAMRRLYLSHSQMRMLHGQTRYNIESRFIDEIPEELLKKINHTKTHQQTPPSNSFTPNIRKQEITETLRIGQQVRHAKFGVGIIVQTEGQGGDARLQVNFRASGLKWLALEYAKLATV from the coding sequence ATGTCTGAAATTCTGCATGGGCTCAACGAGCCACAAATAGAAGCCACTACCCACTCGAGCTCCTCAATTCTAGTTTTAGCTGGCGCAGGCTCCGGCAAGACGAGGGTATTAACTACCCGGATCGTGTGGCTGATACAAACTGGCCAAATCAACCCCTTCGAGTTGTTGGCCGTAACATTCACCAATAAGGCAGCAAAGGAGATGTTGCTACGCATCACCGCGATGTTGCCCATCAACACACGCGGCATGTGGATAGGGACCTTTCATGGCCTGTGTAACCGCCTTCTTAGAAGCCATCACCGAGAAGCAAATTTACCGCAAACGTTTCAAATACTGGATTCTGCAGATCAGCTATCACTCATTAAACGCGTGATGAAAAGTTTATCAATTGACGAAAATAGATATCCATTCAGACAAGCACAATATTTTATCAACACCAATAAAGAAGAAGGATCGCGTCCAGATAAAGCAGAGAGCGTCGACGAATTTAGTCGCACGCTCATTGATATCTACCGGGAATATGATCGAGCCTGCGCCCATGAAGGCGTTGTAGATTTTTCCGAGCTCTTACTTCGATCCTATGAACTATTAACCAAAAACGAGCGGCTACTGCAACATTATCAAAATCGCTTCAAACATATCCTTGTCGACGAATTTCAAGACACCAATAAACTCCAATATGTATGGCTAAAACTTTTAGCGAACGGTGGGGCATGCGTCATGGCCGTAGGAGATGACGACCAATCCATCTATGCGTTTCGGGGGGCACACTCCAGAAACATGCTCAGTTTTGAAACAGATTTCTCAATTCAAAAGGTAGTCAAACTTGAGCAAAACTATCGCTCCCACGGCAACATTCTGGACGGTGCTAATGCGTTAATAAAAAATAATAGTCAGCGTCTTGGGAAAAATCTTTGGACAGATCAAGGCGAAGGCGAACCTATTCGGGTCTTCCGCGCCATGACAGACGGAGAGGAGGCCTCCTTCATCATTGAAGAAGTACAGGCGCTTCGGAACTCTGGGCTCAACCTCAAAAATATTGCGTTGCTGTATCGATCCAACGCCCAATCTCGAGTTTTAGAGCACGGCTTATTCAGCACAGGACTTCCATATAAAGTTTACGGGGGATTACGATTTTTCGAACGAAAAGAAGTAAAACATGCCCTTGCTTATCTCAGATTAATAGCTAACCAAAATGATGATGGTGCATTTCTTAGGATTATCAACTTTCCGACGCGTGGCATTGGAAACCGCACCATCGAACAAATACGCGATATTGCCGAACGTAATGGAACGTCGCTATGGCAAGCATCCTGTTTGGCTCCCCCATCGGGTAGAGCCTTTTCTGCAGTCTCAACTTTCATCACATTAATTGAAAAAATTAAAACTAAGACTGTCGGATTTCTACTCCCGGAGTTGATTGAACATATCAACGAAACCAGTGGGCTCATTAAGCACTACCAAAAAGAACGTGACGGGCAAGATCGAAATGAGAACCTCAATGAGCTTGTCAACGCTGCTACTGCATTTATCGCGGACCGGACTGATACACACTACACAGAACCTCGCATTGATGGCTTTGATGATGGCGATTTAAGCCCTGCTGAAATTGACCCCCTTGTAGACTTTCTTGCGCACGCCTCGCTCGAAGCAGGCGACAACCAAGCAAGCGTAGGTGAAGACGCACTTCAATTAATGACTGTACACGCAGCCAAAGGACTTGAATTTCATACTGTTTTTATCAGTGGCTTGGAAGAAGGGTTGTTTCCCCACGAAAACAGCATTAATGAGCACGGCGGGCTAGAAGAAGAACGAAGGCTCATGTACGTTGCTATGACGCGTGCGATGCGTCGCCTCTACCTATCTCACTCCCAAATGCGGATGCTTCATGGACAAACACGTTATAACATTGAGTCACGATTTATAGACGAGATCCCTGAAGAATTACTGAAAAAAATTAACCATACCAAGACTCACCAACAGACTCCACCCTCCAACAGTTTTACACCCAACATACGCAAGCAGGAAATTACGGAAACTCTTCGCATTGGCCAACAAGTACGTCACGCCAAGTTTGGCGTAGGCATCATTGTTCAAACAGAGGGTCAAGGCGGTGACGCGAGACTGCAAGTAAACTTCCGTGCGAGCGGATTGAAGTGGCTCGCTCTCGAATACGCAAAACTAGCTACCGTTTAG
- a CDS encoding homoserine kinase, whose amino-acid sequence MSVFTKVSLEEAAQWVKQHYSIGRVSNLRGILSGIENTNFFLDSDQGVFVLTLFEKLTASELPFYLDLMAHLSSHGVPVPTPIKNLNDRFLGELNGKPAAIVSCIPGSPTNKPTGNHVYLVGEQLAHVHLAGQSFKGHLENLRGKAWWASASEEIYSFLGEGDSELLRSELAYQAEFGTQLIPRGPIHGDLFRDNVLFHKSHIGGFIDFYFACVDAWVYDVAITANDWCIKADGSMDNVKLRALVNGYTSVRQFTLTEAEVWPTMLRAGALRFWISRLYDLHLPRLGELTHAHAPDPFKRILQSHRAHPQTFNS is encoded by the coding sequence ATGTCAGTTTTTACGAAAGTCAGCTTAGAAGAAGCAGCTCAGTGGGTAAAACAACACTATTCGATTGGTAGGGTCAGCAATCTGCGCGGGATCCTCTCCGGTATCGAAAATACCAATTTTTTCCTAGATAGCGATCAGGGCGTATTTGTGCTTACTTTATTTGAAAAGTTAACCGCATCTGAGCTTCCTTTCTATTTGGATCTGATGGCGCATCTGAGCAGTCATGGTGTTCCAGTACCTACGCCTATTAAGAATTTGAACGATCGTTTTTTAGGGGAACTCAATGGTAAGCCAGCAGCTATTGTCAGCTGTATTCCTGGCTCGCCTACGAACAAGCCGACCGGTAACCACGTGTATTTAGTAGGAGAGCAACTTGCACATGTGCATCTTGCAGGACAATCTTTTAAAGGACACCTAGAGAATTTGAGGGGAAAGGCTTGGTGGGCTAGCGCGTCCGAAGAGATCTACAGTTTTCTGGGCGAAGGTGATTCAGAGTTGCTTCGAAGCGAGTTGGCCTATCAAGCAGAATTCGGAACCCAGTTAATTCCTAGAGGGCCTATACATGGTGATCTATTTCGAGATAACGTGTTATTTCATAAATCTCACATAGGCGGATTCATTGATTTTTATTTTGCGTGCGTCGACGCTTGGGTTTATGACGTGGCAATAACGGCGAATGATTGGTGCATTAAGGCCGATGGATCTATGGATAATGTGAAGTTGCGCGCGCTGGTTAATGGGTATACCAGCGTTCGACAGTTTACCCTGACTGAGGCAGAGGTGTGGCCAACAATGTTACGAGCAGGTGCGCTAAGGTTTTGGATTTCGCGACTTTATGATTTACATTTACCGCGACTAGGTGAGCTAACGCATGCGCACGCCCCTGATCCCTTTAAACGAATCTTGCAAAGTCATCGAGCGCACCCGCAAACCTTCAATTCGTGA